A genomic stretch from Georgenia muralis includes:
- a CDS encoding fumarylacetoacetate hydrolase family protein, whose protein sequence is MKLTTIRLAGGATVAARVDGDTAVELGFADVGDLLRRGDLGAVATATGATHDLASAELAPVVVAPAKIVCVGLNYRNHILKMGRELPEHPTLFAKYPDALVGPRDEIQLPPESDKVDWEGELAVVIGRTVRRADAEQAAAAIAGYSVLNDVTMRDYQYRSPQWFQGKTWERSTPLGPVLVTPDEMPDGAQLVTLLDGEEVQRTPVDDLVFSAVELVRYISTIFTLNPGDVIATGTPGGVGHARRSGRYITAGQTLTTRIDGIGELVNVAVAEQLDAAAAREPDVVRA, encoded by the coding sequence ATGAAGCTCACCACCATCCGCCTGGCCGGCGGCGCGACGGTCGCCGCCCGCGTCGACGGCGACACCGCCGTCGAGCTCGGCTTCGCCGACGTCGGCGACCTCCTGCGCCGCGGTGACCTCGGCGCCGTCGCGACCGCCACCGGCGCCACGCACGACCTGGCCTCGGCCGAGCTGGCGCCCGTGGTCGTCGCGCCCGCCAAGATCGTGTGCGTCGGGCTGAACTACCGCAACCACATCCTCAAGATGGGCCGGGAGCTGCCCGAGCACCCGACCCTGTTCGCCAAGTACCCGGACGCGCTCGTCGGCCCCCGGGACGAGATCCAGCTGCCGCCGGAGTCGGACAAGGTGGACTGGGAGGGCGAGCTCGCCGTCGTCATCGGCAGGACGGTCCGACGCGCCGACGCCGAGCAGGCGGCGGCCGCCATCGCCGGGTACTCGGTGCTCAACGACGTCACCATGCGCGACTACCAGTACCGCAGCCCGCAGTGGTTCCAGGGCAAGACCTGGGAGCGCTCGACCCCCCTCGGCCCGGTCCTCGTCACCCCCGACGAGATGCCCGACGGCGCCCAGCTCGTCACCCTCCTGGACGGCGAGGAGGTCCAGCGCACCCCGGTCGACGACCTCGTCTTCTCCGCGGTCGAGCTGGTGCGGTACATCTCCACGATCTTCACCCTCAACCCGGGTGACGTCATCGCCACCGGCACCCCGGGCGGGGTGGGCCACGCGCGGAGGTCGGGCCGGTACATCACCGCCGGCCAGACCCTCACGACGAGGATCGACGGCATCGGCGAGCTCGTGAACGTCGCGGTGGCCGAGCAGCTCGACGCCGCTGCGGCGCGGGAGCCGGACGTGGTGCGGGCATGA
- a CDS encoding ABC transporter ATP-binding protein: MLHVDGVTQTFFPGSVNERVALREVELRLFEGEFVTVIGSNGAGKSTLLNVVSGKLRPEAGRVRIDERDVTRLADFQRARYIGRVFQDPMAGTAPHMTIEENLAIAFERGRRRGLRRGVTGAKRERFREDLASLELGLENRLRAKVGLLSGGQRQALSLLMATFSEPRILLLDEHTAALDPQRAALISRLTAELVERHRLTTLMVTHNMEQALSMGTRLIMMHEGRIILDVDDARKSRMSPADLLAEFEKIKGGGLDDRTLLQ; the protein is encoded by the coding sequence ATGCTCCACGTCGACGGCGTCACCCAGACCTTCTTCCCGGGCAGCGTGAACGAGCGGGTCGCGCTGCGGGAGGTGGAGCTCCGGCTCTTCGAGGGCGAGTTCGTCACCGTCATCGGGTCCAACGGTGCGGGGAAGTCGACGCTGCTCAACGTCGTCTCCGGCAAGCTCCGGCCGGAGGCGGGGAGGGTGCGGATCGACGAGCGGGACGTCACCCGGCTCGCCGACTTCCAGCGTGCCCGCTACATCGGCCGGGTCTTCCAGGACCCGATGGCCGGGACGGCCCCGCACATGACGATCGAGGAGAACCTCGCGATCGCGTTCGAGCGTGGCCGCCGGCGCGGCCTGCGGCGCGGGGTGACGGGCGCGAAGCGGGAACGGTTCCGCGAGGACCTCGCCAGCCTCGAGCTCGGTCTGGAGAACCGGCTGCGGGCGAAGGTCGGTCTGCTCTCCGGCGGTCAGCGCCAGGCCCTCTCGCTGCTCATGGCGACCTTCTCCGAGCCGCGCATCCTGCTGCTGGACGAGCACACGGCAGCTCTCGACCCGCAGCGCGCAGCCCTGATCTCCCGGCTCACCGCCGAGCTCGTCGAGCGCCACCGGCTGACGACGCTCATGGTCACGCACAACATGGAGCAGGCCCTGAGCATGGGCACGCGGCTCATCATGATGCACGAGGGCCGCATCATCCTCGACGTCGACGACGCCCGGAAGTCGCGCATGAGCCCGGCCGACCTGCTGGCCGAGTTCGAGAAGATCAAGGGCGGCGGTCTCGACGACCGCACCCTCCTGCAGTAG
- a CDS encoding Na+/H+ antiporter NhaA has translation MPLFALANAGVDLRDGVLVEALSSRLTWAVVVALVVGKLLGVGLTTRAAVRAGLGRLPAGVGFGHVLGGAALSGIGFTVALLIAGLAFDDPALRDQATVGVLIAAVVGTALGWAVFRAAAVFRGQTDADLPRFLDRPVDPARDQIRGPVDAPLTLVEYGDFECPFCARATGVTDELRERLGDDLRYVFRHLPLVDVHPRAERAARAAVAAQRQGRFWEMHDLLFSHQDQLDVADLAGYARDLGLDVEAFLRDLDDEDTAALVRADVASAEASGARGTPTFFVGEARHTGPHDTESLARALEASRRAAGGPRGR, from the coding sequence GTGCCCCTGTTCGCCCTGGCCAACGCCGGGGTCGACCTGCGCGACGGCGTGCTCGTCGAGGCGCTCTCGTCCCGCCTCACGTGGGCGGTGGTGGTCGCGCTCGTCGTCGGCAAGCTTCTCGGTGTGGGCCTGACGACGCGGGCTGCGGTGCGAGCCGGTCTGGGCCGGCTGCCCGCCGGGGTCGGGTTCGGGCACGTCCTCGGCGGCGCGGCGCTGTCGGGGATCGGCTTCACCGTCGCCCTCCTCATCGCCGGTCTCGCCTTCGACGACCCGGCGCTGCGTGACCAGGCCACGGTCGGCGTCCTCATCGCCGCCGTGGTCGGGACCGCGCTCGGCTGGGCGGTCTTCCGTGCCGCCGCCGTCTTCCGCGGCCAGACCGACGCGGACCTCCCCCGGTTCCTCGACCGGCCGGTGGACCCGGCCCGCGACCAGATCCGTGGCCCCGTCGACGCACCCCTCACGCTGGTCGAGTACGGCGACTTCGAGTGCCCGTTCTGCGCCCGCGCCACCGGGGTGACCGACGAGCTCCGGGAGCGCCTGGGCGACGACCTCCGCTACGTCTTCCGCCACCTTCCGCTCGTCGACGTGCACCCCCGGGCCGAGCGGGCCGCCCGCGCCGCGGTCGCCGCGCAGCGGCAGGGCCGCTTCTGGGAGATGCACGACCTGCTGTTCTCGCACCAGGACCAGCTCGACGTCGCCGACCTCGCCGGGTATGCCCGGGACCTCGGCCTGGACGTCGAGGCCTTCCTGCGTGACCTGGACGACGAGGACACCGCTGCCCTGGTCCGCGCGGACGTGGCGAGCGCGGAGGCCAGCGGGGCGCGCGGCACGCCCACCTTCTTCGTCGGGGAGGCCCGGCACACGGGCCCCCACGACACAGAGTCCCTGGCCCGGGCGCTGGAGGCGTCACGACGGGCCGCCGGTGGGCCCCGTGGTCGGTAG
- a CDS encoding maleylpyruvate isomerase family mycothiol-dependent enzyme: protein MSTTTEEEARAALRERLGAGARYDDPAAPARELGWARRGTAYFARKLNELSDDQLDEPSLLPGWSRRALVAHVGYNARALTRLTEWAASGVETPMYASPEQRNAEIERGSTLPARALRNLFAHSEVHLNVEWRDLRAQAWDAEVVTAQGRTVPARETAWMRAREVWVHAVDLDNGGSYLDLPPEMLDELVADVLRSWARRGEEVDLVLAPTDRSATHAVGADGPTVSGTTADLVRWLTGRGERRLTSSTGTVPAVPRWL, encoded by the coding sequence ATGAGCACGACGACGGAGGAGGAGGCCCGCGCCGCCCTGCGCGAGCGCCTGGGTGCGGGGGCGCGCTACGACGACCCGGCCGCCCCGGCGCGTGAGCTCGGGTGGGCCCGGCGCGGCACCGCCTACTTCGCGCGCAAGCTCAACGAGCTCAGCGACGACCAGCTCGACGAGCCGAGCCTGCTGCCCGGGTGGAGCCGGCGCGCGCTGGTCGCGCACGTGGGCTACAACGCCCGGGCGCTGACGCGGCTCACCGAGTGGGCGGCGAGCGGTGTCGAGACGCCGATGTACGCCTCGCCCGAGCAGCGCAACGCCGAGATCGAGCGAGGCTCCACCCTGCCGGCCCGGGCCCTGCGCAACCTCTTCGCCCACTCCGAGGTCCACCTCAACGTGGAGTGGCGTGACCTCCGTGCGCAGGCGTGGGACGCCGAGGTGGTGACCGCGCAGGGGCGGACCGTCCCGGCCCGGGAGACGGCGTGGATGCGGGCCCGCGAGGTTTGGGTCCACGCCGTCGACCTCGACAACGGCGGGTCCTACCTCGACCTCCCGCCGGAGATGCTCGACGAGCTCGTGGCGGACGTGCTGCGGAGCTGGGCCCGCAGGGGCGAGGAGGTCGACCTCGTCCTGGCCCCGACCGACCGGTCGGCGACGCACGCCGTCGGTGCCGACGGCCCGACCGTCTCGGGCACCACCGCCGACCTCGTCCGCTGGCTGACGGGGCGGGGCGAGCGGCGCCTGACGTCCAGCACGGGCACCGTCCCCGCCGTGCCCCGCTGGCTCTGA
- a CDS encoding ABC transporter permease produces MVVAVELGLLYAVMALGVYLTFRILDFPDLTVDGSFTTGGATAAMLIISGTPPLLATAAAGVTGLAAGVITGVLHTKGRINGLLAGILTQIGLYSINLRIMGGKANLPLLREETLFTPLRDSALLGTAVAVGIFTVGALALKLVLDWFLHTDTGLAMQATGDNEEMIRSFGVSTDFMKVLGLALSNGLVAVCGALIAQYQGFADVGMGIGLIVAGLASVIIGQAIVGQRVIVVATLAVVVGSVLYRVVIQVALGAGLNPNDMKLISAVLVVLALVLPRWSVLRRFKPARRVRDVTAGAEA; encoded by the coding sequence GTGGTCGTCGCCGTCGAGCTGGGCCTCCTCTACGCCGTCATGGCGCTGGGGGTCTATCTCACCTTCCGGATTCTCGACTTCCCCGACCTCACGGTCGACGGGTCGTTCACCACGGGCGGTGCGACGGCGGCCATGCTCATCATCTCCGGCACCCCGCCGCTGCTCGCGACGGCGGCGGCGGGCGTGACCGGACTGGCCGCCGGGGTCATCACCGGCGTCCTGCACACCAAGGGCAGGATCAACGGCCTCCTCGCCGGCATCCTCACCCAGATCGGGCTGTACTCGATCAACCTGCGGATCATGGGCGGCAAGGCCAACTTGCCGCTGCTGCGCGAGGAGACGCTGTTCACCCCGCTGCGGGACTCGGCCCTGCTCGGCACCGCGGTCGCCGTCGGCATCTTCACCGTCGGCGCCCTTGCCCTCAAGCTCGTGCTCGACTGGTTCCTCCACACCGACACCGGCCTGGCCATGCAGGCCACGGGCGACAACGAGGAGATGATCCGGTCCTTCGGTGTCTCCACGGACTTCATGAAGGTGCTCGGGCTGGCGCTGTCCAACGGCCTCGTCGCGGTGTGCGGGGCGCTCATCGCGCAGTACCAGGGCTTCGCCGACGTCGGCATGGGGATCGGCCTGATCGTCGCCGGTCTCGCGTCGGTCATCATCGGCCAGGCGATCGTGGGCCAGCGCGTCATCGTCGTCGCCACGCTCGCCGTCGTCGTCGGCTCGGTGCTCTACCGCGTGGTCATCCAGGTGGCCCTCGGCGCGGGCCTGAACCCCAACGACATGAAGCTCATCTCGGCCGTGCTCGTCGTCCTCGCCCTCGTCCTGCCGCGCTGGTCGGTGCTGCGGCGGTTCAAGCCGGCCCGGCGGGTGCGGGACGTGACCGCAGGGGCGGAGGCCTGA
- a CDS encoding cupin domain-containing protein, with product MTQGDSPELTQLYRDLDAEHLHPLWTQLDDLMPMEPAPKAVPHVWKWSTLYPLAQRSGDLVPVGRGGERRAIGLAKPGLGGNTYISPTLWCAIQYLGPKETAPEHRHSQNAFRFVVEGEGVWTVVNGDPVRMSRGDLLLTPGWNFHGHHNETDQPMAWIDGLDIPFSSANDVGFFEFGSERVTDYATPNFSRGERLWTHPGLRPLSGLQDTVSSPIGAYRWEHTDRALTEQLLLEDEGQPATVEQGHAAVRYVNPTTGGDVMPTIRAEFHRLRAGTATPARREVGSTVFQVFEGSGSVVLGGTEHRLEVGDLFVVPSWVPWSLQADTLFDLFRFSDAPIMERLHFDRVHVDGGNR from the coding sequence ATGACGCAGGGCGACAGCCCCGAGCTGACCCAGCTGTACCGGGACCTCGACGCCGAGCACCTCCACCCGCTGTGGACCCAGCTCGACGACCTCATGCCGATGGAGCCGGCCCCCAAGGCCGTGCCGCACGTGTGGAAGTGGTCCACGCTGTACCCGCTCGCGCAGCGCTCCGGCGACCTCGTCCCCGTGGGGCGCGGCGGCGAGCGGCGCGCGATCGGCCTGGCCAAGCCCGGCCTGGGCGGCAACACCTACATCTCCCCGACGCTGTGGTGCGCGATCCAGTACCTCGGGCCGAAGGAGACCGCGCCGGAGCACCGCCACTCCCAGAACGCCTTCCGCTTCGTCGTCGAGGGCGAGGGGGTCTGGACGGTCGTCAACGGCGACCCGGTGCGCATGTCGCGCGGCGACCTGCTGCTCACCCCGGGCTGGAACTTCCACGGCCACCACAACGAGACCGACCAGCCGATGGCCTGGATCGACGGCCTCGACATCCCGTTCTCCTCCGCCAACGACGTGGGCTTCTTCGAGTTCGGCTCGGAGCGGGTCACCGACTACGCCACACCGAACTTCTCGCGCGGCGAGCGGCTGTGGACCCACCCGGGCCTGCGTCCGCTCTCGGGTCTGCAGGACACCGTCTCCTCCCCGATCGGTGCCTACCGGTGGGAGCACACCGACCGGGCCCTGACCGAGCAGCTCCTGCTCGAGGACGAGGGCCAGCCGGCCACCGTCGAGCAGGGCCACGCCGCCGTGCGCTACGTCAACCCCACCACCGGCGGCGACGTCATGCCCACCATCCGGGCGGAGTTCCACCGGCTCCGCGCCGGCACCGCGACCCCCGCCCGCCGCGAGGTCGGCTCGACGGTGTTCCAGGTCTTCGAGGGCTCCGGCTCCGTGGTCCTGGGCGGCACCGAGCACCGGCTCGAGGTCGGCGACCTGTTCGTGGTGCCCTCCTGGGTGCCGTGGTCCCTGCAGGCGGACACGCTGTTCGACCTGTTCCGTTTCTCGGACGCGCCGATCATGGAGCGTCTGCACTTCGACCGTGTGCACGTCGACGGAGGCAACCGATGA
- a CDS encoding ABC transporter substrate-binding protein, with translation MMRPARLLGALAASALLLAGCGSTDDDAPAGGGTDATGAAAETVEIGITQIVSHPSLDAAREGFKRALAENGVEATYDEQNAQGDQSTATSIANTFATGGKDLVLAIATPTAQAAAQAITDVPVLFTAVTEPAEAGLVDSWEAPGGNLTGTSDLNPVREQLELLVEIAPDAETVGIVYSSGEVNSEVQVELAKEAADELGLTIEEATVSTSAEVQQAAQSLEVDAFYIPTDNAVVSALESVIAVAEQRQVPLVVGESDSVERGGLATYGIDYDKLGYQTGLMAVQILTEGADPAEMPVETLEELTLVVNSGAAERMGVSIPQAVLDRADTVVE, from the coding sequence ATGATGCGCCCCGCGCGCCTGCTCGGCGCCCTCGCCGCCTCCGCCCTCCTCCTCGCCGGCTGCGGCTCGACCGACGACGACGCGCCCGCCGGCGGCGGCACGGACGCCACCGGCGCCGCCGCAGAGACCGTCGAGATCGGCATCACCCAGATCGTCTCCCACCCGTCCCTCGACGCCGCGCGGGAGGGCTTCAAGCGCGCGCTCGCGGAGAACGGGGTCGAGGCCACGTACGACGAGCAGAACGCCCAGGGTGACCAGTCCACCGCCACATCCATCGCCAACACGTTCGCCACGGGCGGGAAGGACCTCGTCCTGGCCATCGCCACACCCACGGCGCAGGCCGCGGCGCAGGCGATCACCGACGTCCCCGTGCTCTTCACCGCCGTCACCGAGCCGGCGGAGGCCGGGCTGGTGGACAGCTGGGAGGCGCCCGGCGGGAACCTCACCGGCACCTCGGACCTCAACCCGGTCCGTGAACAGCTCGAGCTGCTGGTCGAGATCGCGCCCGACGCCGAGACGGTCGGCATCGTCTACAGCTCCGGCGAGGTCAACTCCGAGGTGCAGGTCGAGCTCGCCAAGGAGGCGGCCGACGAGCTCGGCCTGACGATCGAGGAGGCCACCGTGAGCACCTCCGCCGAGGTCCAGCAGGCCGCCCAGTCCCTCGAGGTCGACGCGTTCTACATCCCCACCGACAACGCCGTCGTCTCGGCGCTCGAGTCCGTGATCGCCGTCGCCGAGCAGCGCCAGGTGCCCCTCGTCGTCGGCGAGTCCGACAGTGTGGAGCGCGGCGGCCTGGCCACCTACGGCATCGACTACGACAAGCTCGGCTACCAGACCGGGCTCATGGCGGTCCAGATCCTCACCGAGGGCGCCGACCCGGCCGAGATGCCGGTGGAGACGCTCGAGGAGCTCACCCTCGTCGTCAACAGCGGCGCGGCCGAGCGCATGGGCGTGAGCATCCCGCAGGCGGTCCTCGACCGCGCTGACACGGTCGTCGAGTAG